GCGGCAGTGCGGCGCGACGTTGGCGCTGCTGCTCCTGTTGGCGGGCCTGCTCAGCGGCTGCCTCCCCGGCGAGCTGTTGACACCGCCCCCCACGCCGGAGCCTTTGGTCCCCACCGCGCCGCCACCGGTCGCTTTTTTTGCCCCCACCTCCACGCTGACGCCTTCAGCGCAGCCCACCACCACGCCGTTCGTCACCCCCGCGACCGGCGTCATCAGTCCCACGTTGACCGTGCCAGTCGGCGCGACGGCAACAGTCACCGTCAGCGTCCCGGCTCCGGCCCCTGCCCTGCCGGCTGACTGGCGCCAGCGCATCGGCATTGGCGTCACCAACGGCAGCTTCGAGCAATACACGTGGGGCGAGGCGCTGCCAGGTTGGTACCTGGATTGGAAAATTCACCTGACGCCCGCGCACGCGCCGGGCGTGGAATTTGCCCAGATGGTGCGACTGAAGCAGGGCGAGCCGCTCAACGCCCTGGCCGACGTGAAGCGCGTGGCCCAGGCCAACCCCGGCTCGCTTTGGCTGATTGGCAATGAGCCGGATGTCGCCTGGCAGGACAACTCCACGCCGGCGCAGTATGTGGCGGCCTATCATGATCTGTATCGCCTGCTCAAGACGAGCGATCCCACCGCGCGCGTGGCAATCGGCGGTATCAGCCAAGTGACGCCGCTGCGACTGCGTTATTTGCAGGAAATTTGGGACCTCTACCGGGCGCGCTATGGCGAGGAGATGCCCGTTGATGTGTGGAACGTGCATACGTTTGTACTGCGCGAAGAAAAAGGGTCATGGGGCGTTGGCCTGCCGCCCGGCTTCGAAGCTGCCACCGACGGGACGCTGTGGGACATCAGCGAGCACAACCGGCTTGACCTGGTGCATCAGCAGGTCGTCACCTTCCGGCAATGGATGGCGGCCCACGGCCAACGCGAGAAACCGCTGGTGGTCAGCGAATACGGCATCCTGATGCCGGCCGATTACGGCTTTCCGCCAGAGGTGGTGGCAGCCTACCTGACCGCAAGCTTCACCTACTTCGCCACCACCAGCGATGCGCAGATTGGCTACGCGGCCGATGACAATCGCCTGGTGCAGCGCTGGTGCTGGTACAGCACGTCCGATGACATCTACCCGACCGGCAACCTCTTCGCTCTCCCCAACCTGACGCCAACGGCGATCTTCCGCGCGTACAAAGCCTACCTGGCCGAGGCGCGGTGAGGGAGAGCGGAGAAGGGGAGAAGGGGAGAAGGGGAAGAACTCCCTTCTTCCACGAAACCCGATCTCCGATCTCCGATCCCTGATCTCTGTTCTTAGACCGGAGATCAGCGCAGGCCCATCTCTAGCAGGACTTGGGGATACTGGCGTTCGGCTTCCTGAAAGAGTTCGCCCAGTTGCATCGCCTTGAAGACGTAGCCTTTGGTGGCAATCTGGCCGCCGAAGAAGGCGTCGCGCAGGCGCACTTCACCAAGCCAGATGCGATGCAGGGTATCCGCCTCCAGGTTCAGTTCCAGATCCGCCTTGCCCACCTGGGGGCCGAACAGCGCCTCCACCGGCCGCCACGGCCGTCGAGCAGAATCTGCGCGTTGGGCTGCCGCGTGTTGAGCCGAATCACCATGTTGGAGCGGGCAAACTGATTCGTCGCTTTGGCGTCCTTCATCAAACGGCCAAAGAGCCGGTCCATGACCGCGTAAAACTGTTTCTCATCCCGATAAAATGCCATCATAACCCCCTTTACGATCAGCCGCCGAATGAATTCGGGGCGAAAAGAAACCTGGTACGACTGCGCTCGTCTGTGAGGAGACGAGCGCAGTTGCATGAATTCAATCCAGAAATTCTGCCGTCGCCTCGGACGCGGCCGCTTCCCCCAGGCTTGGGGGAGGGGGCCCTGATGCAGACTTTTCAGCGATTTCCTAGCGCCCTGTCTTGCGCCGGCTGAAGAAAAGACCGCCCACAAGGGCCACCAGCGCGCCGGCCGCGGCGCCCACTGTTTGGGGCGACAGACTGGCGGGGAAGCCTTTTGGCTTGACCGCGTCGGCCACGCTCACGGCCTCGCGCGAATGGCGGGCATCGGCCACCAGGCGCTGCAGGCGCGCCGGATCACGGCGCAGTTCGTCGGCAATGGCGCGCTTGCGGGCAATTTCGTCATCGGTGACATACTGATCGAACGAGCGCATGCCGGCCAGTTGGAAGCCGTGCTTCTTGAAGAGGCGATAGATCTCTTTGACCCGATCCATTTCGATCTCGCGCCCCAGGGTGTAGTCCTCGAAAATGCCTTCCATCGCGAGGAGGGTCGTTTCAGCCAGACAGGCGTAGGCGGTCTTGGGCGGCAGGCCAATGTCGAAGCCAAAATCAACATCGCCGGGAATCAGAATCTCGCCTGATTCGATCACCAGGACGTCAGGGCGCAACGCGGCCTCTTCCTCGGAGATGTCCGGCGGCCGTGCCACGTCACAAATGACCGCGCCCGGCTTGCAGCGGGTGATGTCAATGATACGGGTCTTGAGCGCGGTGGTTGTCGTCACAATCAGGTCCACATCGCCCAGGTACTCATCTGCACGCGTCGCGATCGTCACCACGGCCTGGGGCGTTTCGGCTTCGATCTGACGCTTGAGTGCGATCAGGCGCTCTGGCCGCGGGGCCACCAGCACGACGTTGTAGATGGCCTGGGCCAGCAAGCGGGCGCAGACGGCGCCGATGGAACCGGTCGCGCCCACGATCATGGCCTTACCCTGGCTCAAATCGGTCGCGCCCATCTTGATGACCGCCTGCTTGCCGGTTTCCAGGGTGGCCGCGACGGTGAGAGAGTTGCCAGAGGTGATGGCAATGTCAACCTTCTGCGCGACGGTGATGCCGGCATCGCCCACCACCGAGGTGAACGCGCCCAGGCCCATGATGCGCGCGCCCATGCGCTCGGACATGCGCGCGGCCTTGATCAGGCGGCGGTAAGTGAAGCTGGGATCGCGGCGCATCAGCTCGCGCGGGGTGGCGCCCAGGGTCAGGAGAATGCCTTCGACGCGCTGGCCGGTGGCCGGAGAGACCGCGCCGGTGATGCGCGAAAGATACATGGGCGAAATCTCGGCAACGTAATGCTCGACCAGCTTTTCAGGCAGGAAGCGCAGATAGCGCAGGCGTTTGTCCTTATAGATGTAGCGCGTGCTGAGCGGATGGATCACAAAGGCAAAGCGGTTGACTTGGGCGCTTTCCTCCTTGAGGCGCAAAATTTTGGGCGTCCACACCAGGTCGGCCATCAAGTTGAGATAGGTATCTTCGTTCAGCGGCGCGGCAGGATCTGGACGCAGCGCCACAAAAATGGCCTCGATGACCGGGGAGGGCAGGCGCGCCAGGTCGTTGTTCTCCCACGGCATGGTGGTAATCACCATCTCAGCGCCGCGGCCGCGCAGGTCGGCGATATCCTCATCGCTGGCGCTTTCCACCACGATGATCTTGCGTTTCAGTTCGGCGGGTGCATAGCGGCGAATGGCGCCCATGTCGCCGGCCAGCACATCGGCGTGCTCGAAGGGCGCCGCGGTCCGCGCCACACCGGGCGTGCCGGCTAGCGGGAAGAGGCGGCGGAACGGCTCATCCTTCAACTGCGCCAGCACCGGCCCGGCGCCGCGATCAAGCCCCACATAGCTGCCCAGCGGCGTCGGCAAACGGAAGTAGATGATCGAATCGGCATAGTTGACCTCGACAGCCTTCTCCTCCAGCGCGGCAGCCAGGCCGCGGTGATTGAGTCCGGGAACCATGAGGACATTCTTCTGGCTGAAAAGGCCGGGCTGTGCCTCGCTCACCAGGCGCACCGCCCAGCGTTCCAGCGCGCCCCGAATACCGTTGCCATCCAGCACGGGCGTCTGCGTGGCTGACTTGCGCAACTGATCGCCCACGGCATGGGTGACGGAGGCGGAACCGAGGCTCAACTTGGCGGACATGCCTTCCAGGGCGATGGCGTCCACCTTGCCATCGAATTCACGGATGAGGTCGGCCACGCGCTCCTGGTTGCCGTCGGCGCCGATGCGGCGCACGGAAAGCGTCTGACCCAGGAGCTTGACCTCCTGAGTCGTATCGCCAACCGGGCCGAGGTGCAGGCTGAGTATTTGTTTCGTCATAATCTACTGATTCCTTTTTTCTTCCCAATTGCGGTCCCATCTTTGGCCGCCACATCGTCATTTTCACCTGACATTCTGCGCACAGCGGCTGGAGGGGTTGAGCCATATCGGGCCGTGATAACGTCACGCGCGGTCAGGTTGTGCATCTATTATACTGGTACCAGTGTCCAGCGTCAAAGCCTCTGGGCAGCAGTTCCAAATGTAGCACACATTCAACCGCAAAGAGCACAGAGAACACAAAGAAACGGCAGATCAGACGCAAATCGGCAACTTCTCTGCGTTCTTTGTGATCTCTGTGGTAAAAAACCAGGCCACATTTGGAACTGCTGGCCTCTGGGCGGCAAGAATAAGAAGACCCTCTCGGCCACGTTGGGCGACCGAGAGGGTCGTGCTTTCGGGTGTTCACGCGACGGCGGCGCGGCCGGGTCACAGTGAACCGGCTGCATCCAGGCCTTACGCCGGTTCAGGCACGGGTAGCAGGGGAAGGGGAAGCAGGCGGGCGGTCAGCTCTTGATAAGATTTGACGCCCACGACACGGTCCACCTCGACGCCGCCCTTGAAGTAGATCAACGTTGGAATACCCATGATGCCGTAGGTGCTGGGCGTGACGGGGTCATTATCCACGTCGAGCTTGGCGATGACGGCCTTGCCGGAGAACTCGGCCGCCAACCGCTCCACGGAGGGTGCAATGTAATGGCATGGCCCGCACCACTCGGCCCAGAAGTCAACGATCACCGGCAGGTCAGCCTGCAGCACGACCGACTTGAAGTCACTGTCAGTCACATGCAGCGGCAGCGGCCGGTTGGGATCATCCAAAATCGGGTCACGGGGCGCTTTGTCACTGCCCAGAATTCGCCTGAAAAAACTCATGGTAACACCTTTTTCTATGTGTACTGCAAGCGAGAATTGACTTCACTTTTCCGTCTGAGGAAACAGGCGCAATTCGTGCCCGCTTGCAGCATAAAATGTCGCGAACCGGTCAGGAGACCGGCCCACGACATGGCGGATCGGCCCCTAGGCCATTTCTGCAACCCGGACAGGCGCGGGCGCGGCGCTCAGGAAGCTGTCCACCTTCTGCTTGAGAAACGG
Above is a window of Candidatus Amarolinea dominans DNA encoding:
- a CDS encoding serine carboxypeptidase, with product MTKQILSLHLGPVGDTTQEVKLLGQTLSVRRIGADGNQERVADLIREFDGKVDAIALEGMSAKLSLGSASVTHAVGDQLRKSATQTPVLDGNGIRGALERWAVRLVSEAQPGLFSQKNVLMVPGLNHRGLAAALEEKAVEVNYADSIIYFRLPTPLGSYVGLDRGAGPVLAQLKDEPFRRLFPLAGTPGVARTAAPFEHADVLAGDMGAIRRYAPAELKRKIIVVESASDEDIADLRGRGAEMVITTMPWENNDLARLPSPVIEAIFVALRPDPAAPLNEDTYLNLMADLVWTPKILRLKEESAQVNRFAFVIHPLSTRYIYKDKRLRYLRFLPEKLVEHYVAEISPMYLSRITGAVSPATGQRVEGILLTLGATPRELMRRDPSFTYRRLIKAARMSERMGARIMGLGAFTSVVGDAGITVAQKVDIAITSGNSLTVAATLETGKQAVIKMGATDLSQGKAMIVGATGSIGAVCARLLAQAIYNVVLVAPRPERLIALKRQIEAETPQAVVTIATRADEYLGDVDLIVTTTTALKTRIIDITRCKPGAVICDVARPPDISEEEAALRPDVLVIESGEILIPGDVDFGFDIGLPPKTAYACLAETTLLAMEGIFEDYTLGREIEMDRVKEIYRLFKKHGFQLAGMRSFDQYVTDDEIARKRAIADELRRDPARLQRLVADARHSREAVSVADAVKPKGFPASLSPQTVGAAAGALVALVGGLFFSRRKTGR
- the trxA gene encoding thioredoxin, yielding MSFFRRILGSDKAPRDPILDDPNRPLPLHVTDSDFKSVVLQADLPVIVDFWAEWCGPCHYIAPSVERLAAEFSGKAVIAKLDVDNDPVTPSTYGIMGIPTLIYFKGGVEVDRVVGVKSYQELTARLLPLPLLPVPEPA